One stretch of Eretmochelys imbricata isolate rEreImb1 chromosome 1, rEreImb1.hap1, whole genome shotgun sequence DNA includes these proteins:
- the NPAT gene encoding protein NPAT isoform X2: MLLPSDVARLVLGYLQQEKLLATCREFILESSDLKEYAEHYTEEGFVPACLLSLFGKNLTTILNEYVAMKTKETTNEVPVIMSSLWKKLDYTLSQIRSMQNSAGFSANQRTRTRSGIAEMKRQRILQSAPPTSGLLSIAHQSGQLNSSCMTTTPIIHRPAVNQNASQPRLNMLFAHQAQTQENNVGGDPIHILVPGPQERKFNSSLLSPGRRKSESQKKKSIASPGPHSTSRNFQDSSVVVVEEESEPLQELIEGNFPQLVIENAREKILSNKSLQEKLAENINKFLGSEGSVAQIPKQTDSGPAEPETSIDEIFGLQNEIHMSEEAIQDILEQTESDPAFQALFDLFEPGKNKTNKNAPHAISSQNGVEGTMLVDEDNLETIESSLETQEASDHSREARSCTDYHSEEALCASKNSNDDDITKKSVTCEQSHGSGKQKKQTNNLKTVTDEQIGELEIAFESVPDLTDSNQRQNSGTEQNEHFVESYSNKESAELVSQSQTAMETEKDTLNHNGQITPCLEYDHSDIPQSSLASLDEDTITIENRTYPGTSECPLSPDTSLSEKTNISPSHRSPDDSVMLKKSNVSKCSQSGDSNEKDRTKETPMLPVALQQNSNHLSNGQDLDKMVLDCVERSVNISAPTRTELQLEVVDTSNKPHPGDQYSLDKPSTKDLSLLSGSSDSGRTQVDTQEPSSSTERDAETIFFSSGDDGCTEISVVSTESNPTVSEACHTPPLETACLREESSTEFKSIGGVSSSSQLMGVDPSSIVSLKIIISDDPFISSDTELNNAVSSITGENLPTIILSSPAKTTGLSKCVTSEETERAGDSALAEQNLHVLRPKDPVVSTANMQNEDCTVFSVANATNLSKDGGFIQLMPATSTAFGNSNNLYIATCVTDPTTLGTTVTPSNVVVLPGNSVPLAAQAPATQQLQTPPRSNMFTMNQTVSPNFSQGSAIIIASPVQPVLPGMVGMIPVSVVGQSGNTFSAPPHQVLHMSIANPVCNRSVPKIPIPPKSQKTAGVRNKSNTGKLVSCTAKPVNHPSSRVQRTGNSDRNACADLGRKLEESSLTVPAETTSSNSKQNESHRRVLCFDSALSTPGGNTQVQNTKSLLQKERNENPPNTASASVKTQSNKREKDKTLPRILCKAEVGGSRNAAVKEAQPERRPVAAGLTLDPFHKTTANKENELRRDVDEKQKNQDAAKLSNGQKNVGLWNEKTVALVQEQNKKQGSLSNVNSKTSGSVSLSSKEPKRDQTKPSNHSLSLASPLTKQAVEMLHGIQWHSPASKVVENGDLPVPRTPSGVGDTQTEDISDNVRTPTCRRYIEDSTTPRIMVPPATPDLPACSPASETGSENSVSMAAHTLMILSRAAIARTNTMTPLKDNKQQFRSVRSTAKKRKLEDLNECERNSRSASKKELQSSTTPVKKKKIKKKKLPHCFPAGMDVDKFLLSLHYDE; encoded by the exons CACGTACAAGAAGTGGAATTGCAGAAATGAAAAGGCAGAGAATACTTCAGTCAGCTCCTCCAACCTCAGgattgttgtctatagcccaccAGTCAGGACAACTTAATTCCTCTTGTATGACAACTACCCCAATTATTCACAGACCAGCAGTAAATCAAAATGCGTCACAGCCAAGATTGAATATGTTGTTTGCACACCAGGCCCAAACACAGGAAAATAATGTCGGCG GAGATCCCATACATATTCTAGTTCCTGGACCTCAAGAACGAAAATTTAATTCAAGCTTGCTATCTCCAGGAAGACGAAAAAG TGAATCTCAGAAGAAGAAAAGTATTGCATCACCTGGACCTCATTCAACAAGTAGAAATTTTCAGGACTCTAGTGTGGTGGTAGTGGAAGAAGAGAGTGAACCCCTCCAGGAACTCATAGAGGGCAATTTCCCT CAATTGGTCATTGAAAATGCCAGAGAGAAAATCCTGAGCAACAAATCTCTTCAGGAGAAGCTTGCAGAAAACATTAACAAATTTTTGGGCAG TGAGGGCAGTGTTGCTCAGATTCCTAAACAGACAGACAGTGGTCCTGCAGAACCGGAGACCTCAATTGATGAAATCTTTGGACTTCAG AATGAAATCCACATGTCAGAAGAAGCAATACAGGACATCCTGGAACAGACAGAGTCAGACCCAGCTTTTCAGGCACTCTTTGACCTGTTTGAACCTG GTAAAAACAAGACTAATAAAAATGCACCTCATGCCATTTCCAGTCAGAATGGAGTAGAAGGTACAATGTTGGTGGATGAAGATAATCTGGAAACAATTGAAAGTTCTTTAGAAACACAAGAAGCTA GTGATCATTCCAGAGAGGCTCGGTCCTGTACAGATTATCATTCAGAAGAAGCATTGTGTGCCTCGAAGAACAGCAATGATGATGATATCACTAAGAAAAGTGTAACTTGTGAACAGTCCCATGGAAGCGGTAAACAGAAGAAACAAACTAATAACCTTAAAACAGTAACTGATGAACAAATTGGTGAGCTTGAAATTGCCTTTGAATCTGTGCCTGATTTGACTGACTCTAACCAAAGACAGAATTCTGGTACTGAACAAAACGAACACTTTGTGGAATCTTACAGTAATAAAGAGTCAGCTGAATTAGTATCCCAAAGTCAAACAGCTATGGAAACTGAAAAAGACACACTAAATCATAATGGTCAGATTACACCCTGTTTGGAGTATGATCATTCTGATATTCCACAGAGTTCCTTGGCTTCACTTGATGAAGATACTATAACTATTGAAAACAGAACATATCCTGGAACAAGTGAGTGTCCTTTATCGCCAGATACTTCGTTATCTGAAAAAACAAATATAAGTCCCTCTCACAGGAGCCCTGATGACAGTGTGATGctaaaaaaaagtaatgtatCCAAGTGTAGTCAATCAGGAGATTCAAATGAAAAGGATAGAACAAAAGAAACACCCATGTTGCCTGTTGCTTTACAACAAAATTCTAATCACCTTTCTAACGGTCAAGACCTAGATAAAATGGTGTTGGATTGTGTTGAAAGATCTGTAAATATATCAGCTCCGACGAGAACGGAGTTGCAGCTTGAAGTTGTAGATACTTCCAACAAACCTCATCCAGGTGATCAGTATTCACTTGATAAGCCTTCTACAAAAGATTTAAGTCTCCTTTCAGGGTCATCAGACTCTGGGAGAACACAAGTGGACACGCAAGAACCTTCATCGTCTACAGAAAGAGATGCTGAGACTATATTTTTCTCTTCAGGTGATGATGGATGTACAGAAATTTCTGTAGTATCCACTGAAAGTAACCCTACTGTATCTGAAGCATGCCATACCCCTCCACTAGAAACTGCATGCTTGAGAGAAGAGTCTAGCACTGAGTTCAAAAGTATTGGTGGTGTTTCTTCTAGCAGTCAGCTCATGGGTGTAGATCCTTCTAGTATAGTGTCACTCAAAATCATCATCAGTGATGACCCATTTATTTCATCTGACACTGAGTTAAACAATGCAGTTTCCAGCATCACTGGAGAAAATTTGCCAACTATAATACTATCTTCTCCAGCCAAAACTACGGGGCTGTCCAAATGTGTAACTTCAGAAGAGACTGAAAGAGCTGGGGACTCGGCTTTGGCCGAGCAGAATCTTCATGTGCTCAGACCTAAAGACCCTGTTGTGTCCACAGCTAATATGCAGAATGAAGATTGCACTGTTTTTTCAGTTGCTAATGCAACTAATCTTTCCAAGGATGGGGGATTTATACAGTTGATGCCGGCAACGAGCACAGCTTTTGGCAATTCAAATAACCTTTATATAGCAACCTGTGTGACTGATCCAACCACATTGGGCACTACTGTAACTCCATCTAACGTAGTTGTGTTGCCTGGCAATTCTGTGCCACTTGCTGCCCAAGCTCCAGCAACACAACAGTTACAGACTCCTCCTAGATCAAATATGTTTACAATGAATCAGACTGTATCTCCAAACTTTTCACAAG gtTCTGCCATTATAATTGCATCTCCAGTGCAGCCTGTTCTACCAGGAATGGTGGGGATGATCCCCGTATCAGTAGTGGGACAAAGTGGAAATACTTTCTCAGCACCTCCCCACCAG GTTCTACACATGTCTATAGCAAATCCTGTGTGCAACAGAAGTGTTCCTAAAATACCGATCCCTCCCAAATCTCAGAAGACCGCCGGAGTAAGAAACAAGTCAAATACAG GAAAGCTGGTAAGCTGTACAGCAAAGCCTGTGAACCATCCAAGTTCTCGAGTACAAAG GACTGGAAATTCAGACAGGAATGCCTGTGCAGATCTGGGAAGGAAATTGGAAGAGAGTTCACTTACTGTACCAGCAGAGACCACGAGTTCAAATTCCAAACAGAATGAAAGCCACAGGAGAGTTCTTTGCTTTGATAGCGCTTTATCTACTCCAGGAGGAAATACTCAAGTTCAAAATACTAAGAGCTTATTACAAAAAGAAAGGAAtgaaaatcctccaaatactGCATCTGCCTCTGTCAAAACACAGTCCAACAAAAGAGAGAAGGATAAAACTTTGCCTAGAATTCTATGTAAGGCTGAGGTTGGCGGTAGTAGAAATGCAGCTGTGAAAGAAGCCCAGCCTGAGAGAAGGCCTGTGGCTGCAGGACTCACATTAGATCCCTTTCACAAGACAACAGCGAATAAAGAGAATGAATTAAGAAGGGATGttgatgaaaaacaaaagaaccagGATGCTGCAAAACTGTCAAATGGCCAAAAGAATGTCGGCCTTTGGAATGAGAAAACTGTTGCTTTGGTGCaggaacagaacaaaaaacaaggATCACTGTCGAATGTGAACAGCAAAACTTCAGGATCTGTTTCCCTATCTTCAAAGGAGCCAAAAAGAGACCAAACAAAACCTTCCAACCATAGCCTTAGTTTGGCAAGTCCATTAACTAAACAAGCAGTGGAGATGCTACATGGCATTCAGTGGCACAGCCCTGCTAGCAAAGTGGTTGAAAATGGGGATTTACCAGTACCCCGCACACCATCAGGAGTTGGGGATACACAAACAGAGGATATCTCAGACAATGTAAGGACACCAACTTGTAGACGTTACATTGAAGACAGCACAACCCCTAGAATAATGGTCCCTCCTGCTACTCCAGACTTGCCTGCCTGCAGCCCGGCTAGTGAAACAGGTAGTGAAAACAGTGTCAGTATGGCTGCCCACACATTGATGATTCTATCAAGGGCTGCTATTGCAAGGACTAATACTATGACTCCCCTGAAAGACAACAAACAACAATTCAGGTCAGTGAGAAGCACAGCAAAAAAAAGGAAACTGGAGGACTTAAATGAATGTGAGAGAAACTCCCGTTCTGCTAGTAAAAAGGAACTTCAGAGCTCTACAACACcagtgaaaaagaagaaaataaag AAAAAGAAGCTGCCACATTGTTTTCCAGCTGGAATGGATGTGGACAAGTTCTTGTTATCTCTGCATTATGATGAATAA
- the NPAT gene encoding protein NPAT isoform X1 codes for MLLPSDVARLVLGYLQQEKLLATCREFILESSDLKEYAEHYTEEGFVPACLLSLFGKNLTTILNEYVAMKTKETTNEVPVIMSSLWKKLDYTLSQIRSMQNSAGFSANQRTRTRSGIAEMKRQRILQSAPPTSGLLSIAHQSGQLNSSCMTTTPIIHRPAVNQNASQPRLNMLFAHQAQTQENNVGAGDPIHILVPGPQERKFNSSLLSPGRRKSESQKKKSIASPGPHSTSRNFQDSSVVVVEEESEPLQELIEGNFPQLVIENAREKILSNKSLQEKLAENINKFLGSEGSVAQIPKQTDSGPAEPETSIDEIFGLQNEIHMSEEAIQDILEQTESDPAFQALFDLFEPGKNKTNKNAPHAISSQNGVEGTMLVDEDNLETIESSLETQEASDHSREARSCTDYHSEEALCASKNSNDDDITKKSVTCEQSHGSGKQKKQTNNLKTVTDEQIGELEIAFESVPDLTDSNQRQNSGTEQNEHFVESYSNKESAELVSQSQTAMETEKDTLNHNGQITPCLEYDHSDIPQSSLASLDEDTITIENRTYPGTSECPLSPDTSLSEKTNISPSHRSPDDSVMLKKSNVSKCSQSGDSNEKDRTKETPMLPVALQQNSNHLSNGQDLDKMVLDCVERSVNISAPTRTELQLEVVDTSNKPHPGDQYSLDKPSTKDLSLLSGSSDSGRTQVDTQEPSSSTERDAETIFFSSGDDGCTEISVVSTESNPTVSEACHTPPLETACLREESSTEFKSIGGVSSSSQLMGVDPSSIVSLKIIISDDPFISSDTELNNAVSSITGENLPTIILSSPAKTTGLSKCVTSEETERAGDSALAEQNLHVLRPKDPVVSTANMQNEDCTVFSVANATNLSKDGGFIQLMPATSTAFGNSNNLYIATCVTDPTTLGTTVTPSNVVVLPGNSVPLAAQAPATQQLQTPPRSNMFTMNQTVSPNFSQGSAIIIASPVQPVLPGMVGMIPVSVVGQSGNTFSAPPHQVLHMSIANPVCNRSVPKIPIPPKSQKTAGVRNKSNTGKLVSCTAKPVNHPSSRVQRTGNSDRNACADLGRKLEESSLTVPAETTSSNSKQNESHRRVLCFDSALSTPGGNTQVQNTKSLLQKERNENPPNTASASVKTQSNKREKDKTLPRILCKAEVGGSRNAAVKEAQPERRPVAAGLTLDPFHKTTANKENELRRDVDEKQKNQDAAKLSNGQKNVGLWNEKTVALVQEQNKKQGSLSNVNSKTSGSVSLSSKEPKRDQTKPSNHSLSLASPLTKQAVEMLHGIQWHSPASKVVENGDLPVPRTPSGVGDTQTEDISDNVRTPTCRRYIEDSTTPRIMVPPATPDLPACSPASETGSENSVSMAAHTLMILSRAAIARTNTMTPLKDNKQQFRSVRSTAKKRKLEDLNECERNSRSASKKELQSSTTPVKKKKIKKKKLPHCFPAGMDVDKFLLSLHYDE; via the exons CACGTACAAGAAGTGGAATTGCAGAAATGAAAAGGCAGAGAATACTTCAGTCAGCTCCTCCAACCTCAGgattgttgtctatagcccaccAGTCAGGACAACTTAATTCCTCTTGTATGACAACTACCCCAATTATTCACAGACCAGCAGTAAATCAAAATGCGTCACAGCCAAGATTGAATATGTTGTTTGCACACCAGGCCCAAACACAGGAAAATAATGTCGGCG CAGGAGATCCCATACATATTCTAGTTCCTGGACCTCAAGAACGAAAATTTAATTCAAGCTTGCTATCTCCAGGAAGACGAAAAAG TGAATCTCAGAAGAAGAAAAGTATTGCATCACCTGGACCTCATTCAACAAGTAGAAATTTTCAGGACTCTAGTGTGGTGGTAGTGGAAGAAGAGAGTGAACCCCTCCAGGAACTCATAGAGGGCAATTTCCCT CAATTGGTCATTGAAAATGCCAGAGAGAAAATCCTGAGCAACAAATCTCTTCAGGAGAAGCTTGCAGAAAACATTAACAAATTTTTGGGCAG TGAGGGCAGTGTTGCTCAGATTCCTAAACAGACAGACAGTGGTCCTGCAGAACCGGAGACCTCAATTGATGAAATCTTTGGACTTCAG AATGAAATCCACATGTCAGAAGAAGCAATACAGGACATCCTGGAACAGACAGAGTCAGACCCAGCTTTTCAGGCACTCTTTGACCTGTTTGAACCTG GTAAAAACAAGACTAATAAAAATGCACCTCATGCCATTTCCAGTCAGAATGGAGTAGAAGGTACAATGTTGGTGGATGAAGATAATCTGGAAACAATTGAAAGTTCTTTAGAAACACAAGAAGCTA GTGATCATTCCAGAGAGGCTCGGTCCTGTACAGATTATCATTCAGAAGAAGCATTGTGTGCCTCGAAGAACAGCAATGATGATGATATCACTAAGAAAAGTGTAACTTGTGAACAGTCCCATGGAAGCGGTAAACAGAAGAAACAAACTAATAACCTTAAAACAGTAACTGATGAACAAATTGGTGAGCTTGAAATTGCCTTTGAATCTGTGCCTGATTTGACTGACTCTAACCAAAGACAGAATTCTGGTACTGAACAAAACGAACACTTTGTGGAATCTTACAGTAATAAAGAGTCAGCTGAATTAGTATCCCAAAGTCAAACAGCTATGGAAACTGAAAAAGACACACTAAATCATAATGGTCAGATTACACCCTGTTTGGAGTATGATCATTCTGATATTCCACAGAGTTCCTTGGCTTCACTTGATGAAGATACTATAACTATTGAAAACAGAACATATCCTGGAACAAGTGAGTGTCCTTTATCGCCAGATACTTCGTTATCTGAAAAAACAAATATAAGTCCCTCTCACAGGAGCCCTGATGACAGTGTGATGctaaaaaaaagtaatgtatCCAAGTGTAGTCAATCAGGAGATTCAAATGAAAAGGATAGAACAAAAGAAACACCCATGTTGCCTGTTGCTTTACAACAAAATTCTAATCACCTTTCTAACGGTCAAGACCTAGATAAAATGGTGTTGGATTGTGTTGAAAGATCTGTAAATATATCAGCTCCGACGAGAACGGAGTTGCAGCTTGAAGTTGTAGATACTTCCAACAAACCTCATCCAGGTGATCAGTATTCACTTGATAAGCCTTCTACAAAAGATTTAAGTCTCCTTTCAGGGTCATCAGACTCTGGGAGAACACAAGTGGACACGCAAGAACCTTCATCGTCTACAGAAAGAGATGCTGAGACTATATTTTTCTCTTCAGGTGATGATGGATGTACAGAAATTTCTGTAGTATCCACTGAAAGTAACCCTACTGTATCTGAAGCATGCCATACCCCTCCACTAGAAACTGCATGCTTGAGAGAAGAGTCTAGCACTGAGTTCAAAAGTATTGGTGGTGTTTCTTCTAGCAGTCAGCTCATGGGTGTAGATCCTTCTAGTATAGTGTCACTCAAAATCATCATCAGTGATGACCCATTTATTTCATCTGACACTGAGTTAAACAATGCAGTTTCCAGCATCACTGGAGAAAATTTGCCAACTATAATACTATCTTCTCCAGCCAAAACTACGGGGCTGTCCAAATGTGTAACTTCAGAAGAGACTGAAAGAGCTGGGGACTCGGCTTTGGCCGAGCAGAATCTTCATGTGCTCAGACCTAAAGACCCTGTTGTGTCCACAGCTAATATGCAGAATGAAGATTGCACTGTTTTTTCAGTTGCTAATGCAACTAATCTTTCCAAGGATGGGGGATTTATACAGTTGATGCCGGCAACGAGCACAGCTTTTGGCAATTCAAATAACCTTTATATAGCAACCTGTGTGACTGATCCAACCACATTGGGCACTACTGTAACTCCATCTAACGTAGTTGTGTTGCCTGGCAATTCTGTGCCACTTGCTGCCCAAGCTCCAGCAACACAACAGTTACAGACTCCTCCTAGATCAAATATGTTTACAATGAATCAGACTGTATCTCCAAACTTTTCACAAG gtTCTGCCATTATAATTGCATCTCCAGTGCAGCCTGTTCTACCAGGAATGGTGGGGATGATCCCCGTATCAGTAGTGGGACAAAGTGGAAATACTTTCTCAGCACCTCCCCACCAG GTTCTACACATGTCTATAGCAAATCCTGTGTGCAACAGAAGTGTTCCTAAAATACCGATCCCTCCCAAATCTCAGAAGACCGCCGGAGTAAGAAACAAGTCAAATACAG GAAAGCTGGTAAGCTGTACAGCAAAGCCTGTGAACCATCCAAGTTCTCGAGTACAAAG GACTGGAAATTCAGACAGGAATGCCTGTGCAGATCTGGGAAGGAAATTGGAAGAGAGTTCACTTACTGTACCAGCAGAGACCACGAGTTCAAATTCCAAACAGAATGAAAGCCACAGGAGAGTTCTTTGCTTTGATAGCGCTTTATCTACTCCAGGAGGAAATACTCAAGTTCAAAATACTAAGAGCTTATTACAAAAAGAAAGGAAtgaaaatcctccaaatactGCATCTGCCTCTGTCAAAACACAGTCCAACAAAAGAGAGAAGGATAAAACTTTGCCTAGAATTCTATGTAAGGCTGAGGTTGGCGGTAGTAGAAATGCAGCTGTGAAAGAAGCCCAGCCTGAGAGAAGGCCTGTGGCTGCAGGACTCACATTAGATCCCTTTCACAAGACAACAGCGAATAAAGAGAATGAATTAAGAAGGGATGttgatgaaaaacaaaagaaccagGATGCTGCAAAACTGTCAAATGGCCAAAAGAATGTCGGCCTTTGGAATGAGAAAACTGTTGCTTTGGTGCaggaacagaacaaaaaacaaggATCACTGTCGAATGTGAACAGCAAAACTTCAGGATCTGTTTCCCTATCTTCAAAGGAGCCAAAAAGAGACCAAACAAAACCTTCCAACCATAGCCTTAGTTTGGCAAGTCCATTAACTAAACAAGCAGTGGAGATGCTACATGGCATTCAGTGGCACAGCCCTGCTAGCAAAGTGGTTGAAAATGGGGATTTACCAGTACCCCGCACACCATCAGGAGTTGGGGATACACAAACAGAGGATATCTCAGACAATGTAAGGACACCAACTTGTAGACGTTACATTGAAGACAGCACAACCCCTAGAATAATGGTCCCTCCTGCTACTCCAGACTTGCCTGCCTGCAGCCCGGCTAGTGAAACAGGTAGTGAAAACAGTGTCAGTATGGCTGCCCACACATTGATGATTCTATCAAGGGCTGCTATTGCAAGGACTAATACTATGACTCCCCTGAAAGACAACAAACAACAATTCAGGTCAGTGAGAAGCACAGCAAAAAAAAGGAAACTGGAGGACTTAAATGAATGTGAGAGAAACTCCCGTTCTGCTAGTAAAAAGGAACTTCAGAGCTCTACAACACcagtgaaaaagaagaaaataaag AAAAAGAAGCTGCCACATTGTTTTCCAGCTGGAATGGATGTGGACAAGTTCTTGTTATCTCTGCATTATGATGAATAA